In the Cherax quadricarinatus isolate ZL_2023a chromosome 98, ASM3850222v1, whole genome shotgun sequence genome, one interval contains:
- the LOC128702503 gene encoding zinc finger protein OZF-like, with protein sequence MSKILEKKSVPATHITVDAEEKLHQYSHSSQKSQCESLITVNKDKKTLQCLMCLKEFSKKEYLMRHMGIHTREKQYKCSECLEEFAVKSYLVKHIRIHTGEKPYQCSECLKEFSIKSHLVEHLRIHTGEKPYQCSECLKDFKTKSALVRHMKIHSGEKPYQCSECLKEFSMKSHLVEHMRIHTGEKPYQCSECLKGFSKNFSLVKHMRIHSGEKPYQCSECLKGFTNKSSLKLHIRIHTGEKPYQCSECLKEFTIKSCFEQHTRIHTGEKPFQCSECLKDFSLKSYLVKHMKIHA encoded by the coding sequence ATGTCTAAAATACTTGAAAAAAaaagtgttccagcaacacacATTACAGTTGATGCAGAGGAAAAACTACATCAATATTCACATTCTTCACAAAAATCTCAGTGTGAATCATTGATAACAGTTAATAAAGACAAAAAAACTCTTCAATGTTTAATGTGTTTGAaagaattttctaaaaaagaatATTTGATGAGACACATGGGAATTCATACCAGAGAGAAACAATataaatgttcagagtgtctggaAGAGTTTGCAGTCAAATCTTATTTAGTAAAACACATaagaattcatactggagagaaaccatatcaatgttcggAATGTCTTAAAGAGTTTTCCATTAAATCTCATTTAGTAGAACACCtgagaattcatactggagagaaaccatatcaatgttcggAATGTCTCAAAGACTTTAAGACAAAATCTGCTTTAGTAAGACACATGAAAATTCAttctggagagaaaccatatcaatgttcggAATGTCTTAAAGAGTTTTCCATGAAATCTCATTTAGTAGaacacatgagaattcatactggagagaaaccatatcaatgttcagaatgTCTCAAAGGGTTTTCAAAAAATTTTAGTTTAGTGAAACACATGAGAATTCAttctggagagaaaccatatcagtgttcagaatgtctaaaAGGGTTTACCAATAAATCTAGTTTAAAGCTACACATaagaattcatactggagagaaaccatatcaatgttcagagtgtctaaaagaGTTTACCATTAAATCTTGTTTTGAGCAACACACaagaattcatactggagagaaaccatttcaatgttcagaaTGTCTAAAGGATTTTTCCTTGAAATCTTATTTAGTAAAACATATGAAAATTCATGCTTaa